GTCGCCATCCGGGAAATGATCGAAGGAGCTCATCAGCACGGCACGCCTCTCCGGGCATTTACGGTCAATGAGGAGCATCACCTGAAAAACCTGATCCAGCAGCGGATCGATGGAGTCATTACCGATGATCCAGTAAAGGCGATCCGGATCAGGCAAAGCCTCTATGAGGACGGAAACAATTAAGAAGTAAGAGATTGGGGGGCGTTTTGATGGGAGCAGCGCAGTCAGGTGTATCCAAAGTCAAAATCTTCGCGATCGGCAGCGGCTTCTTTGCCTTGATGCTGATCTGGACGTTTTACAATGCGTATATGCCCTTGATCCTGGGAGATTTCATTGAAAGCCGCGGCATTCGCGGGATGATCATGGGGCTCGATAATCTGTTTGCTGTTCTCCTGATTCCGATAATCGGTACCTGGAGTGACCGGATCAATACCCGGCTTGGGAACCGTCTTCCCTTTCTCGTAGTGGGCATGCCGATTGCGGCGGTGTTCTTTATCCTGATTCCATACGGTGCCATGGTCTCACTTTGGGTGCTTCTGGTCGTGGATATCATCTTCCTTTTGGCCATGACGATTTACCGGGCACCGGTTATTTCCTTGATGCCGGACCACACACCACCGGCATACCGCTCGACTGCTAACGGGATCATCAATTTCATGGGCGGGGTGGGAGCGATCGTCGCACTCTTTGGACTGTCCACCCTTTATGGGATCGACCGGACGTATCCGTTTCTATTGGCTGGTCTTCTGTTGTTTTTTGCTTTCATTCTTCTGTACTTCATCGTGGACCGGAACCCGCCCTATGCGGATACTACAGCGAACGACATGGAGGAAGTGCAGGCACAGGGTTCACTGAAGGGGATGTTTACAAAGATTCTCAAACCGGATTTCCGGGGCGAATTTTACATCCTGCTTGCCATTTTCATCTATTTTATCGGTTATGCAGCTGTCGAAGCGCTTTTCACGGTCTATGCCGTGGAACACCTTGGCATGGCGGATGACGCTGCCGGCTTTACGTTAGGCTTTTTCAGCCTTTCTTTCGTTTTATTTGCCATTCCTGCGGGGATGATCGGAACCCGGATCGGGAAGGCACCGGCGATGTCCATCGGGCTTCTCGCTTTGCCCGTTGTGTTTTTCCTGATCCCGCTTCTGCCCGCGATTGACGGGTTAATTTTCGGACTGGATCATCTGACGCTTTTACCTGTTGTTCTTTTAATCGGCGGGATTTTCTGGGCATTCATCAATGTCCAGGCTTACCCGCTTGTTGCTGACCTCGGCGGCACCAATAAAATCGGTTTTTTCACAGGACTTTACTATTTATTCTCTATGGGTTCGTCCATTATCGCACCCGGTATTCTCGGCCTCATGATGGACATCTTTGGTTCACCCGCACTGTTTTACGGCAGCGCATTAACCTTCCTGGTTGGCTTTTATTTCCTGAAAAAAGGCAGCAGGATCATCTGGCACCATTCATCAGGATGAACACAACACCCGGACCCTCACGCAGGATCCGGGTGTTTCATTGAAGCTATGGTTACAGATAAAGTACTATCCCCAGGATGATGATATGAAGGGTCTGATCCACCATGATGGTGAGCCATTTTTTCTCACTTTCCGGCGGTGTGGTCACTGTCCTGACCCACCATTGAACTACGCCTCTGCGATCAAGAATCCCATGGGAGAAAAAGACCACGGTAACCCCAACAACGGAAAGTCCGCCGAAACCAACCCAGGCAATCACTGCAATAACCAGTGTATAGACTGTGACGTGCGCCAAAAGGGGCAACCATTTGGTCGCTTTACCTG
This Salisediminibacterium beveridgei DNA region includes the following protein-coding sequences:
- a CDS encoding DUF3307 domain-containing protein; translated protein: MTPFEFLFIGHLIGDYLLQTKWMAAGKATKWLPLLAHVTVYTLVIAVIAWVGFGGLSVVGVTVVFFSHGILDRRGVVQWWVRTVTTPPESEKKWLTIMVDQTLHIIILGIVLYL
- a CDS encoding MFS transporter, giving the protein MGAAQSGVSKVKIFAIGSGFFALMLIWTFYNAYMPLILGDFIESRGIRGMIMGLDNLFAVLLIPIIGTWSDRINTRLGNRLPFLVVGMPIAAVFFILIPYGAMVSLWVLLVVDIIFLLAMTIYRAPVISLMPDHTPPAYRSTANGIINFMGGVGAIVALFGLSTLYGIDRTYPFLLAGLLLFFAFILLYFIVDRNPPYADTTANDMEEVQAQGSLKGMFTKILKPDFRGEFYILLAIFIYFIGYAAVEALFTVYAVEHLGMADDAAGFTLGFFSLSFVLFAIPAGMIGTRIGKAPAMSIGLLALPVVFFLIPLLPAIDGLIFGLDHLTLLPVVLLIGGIFWAFINVQAYPLVADLGGTNKIGFFTGLYYLFSMGSSIIAPGILGLMMDIFGSPALFYGSALTFLVGFYFLKKGSRIIWHHSSG